In Methylobacterium sp. CB376, the genomic window TGCGTGGCGGCCATCATGACGGCCGCCTGCTCGTGGCGGACGGGGATGAACCTGATCTTCGAGTTGTGCAAGCTCTCGATGATTTCGAGGATCTCCTCCCCGGGTATGCCGATGACGTAGTCGACGCCCATGTTCTCGAGGGCTTTGACTATGAGATCAGAACCCTTAATTTTAGACGATGCTCCCACGTTCTCATCCTCGCAAGCTGGCATTAAGCAACCCGCCCGACTGTCGTCGGGCTCTGGCTGTCGTCGAGCTCTTGCTCCGCCCAGGCGGCGACATCGCTCCCCACGTCACGGCCAGCAGCGACTTCCGCCGCCGTCGCACCCTCGTTGCGCAAGCGATGTGCCAGCGCCGCCCGACGAACTTTTCGCAATTATTGCAATGCTTTATGGCTGCCGTGGGGGATTGGCGCAGACGCCACCGGGCTGTCGGGAGCCCGACAAAGTCCGACAGGCCATGGAGGCGCGGCGGGCCGGATGGGGTGTAGCCGGGCGGTAGCGCCCTGTACGAGGCCGGCAAGCCGTCCGGAGGGCTAGGGCCTGAACCGAACCAAGGTGTTGCAGGGTCTATGGTTTTGTGATTCAGGGCGGCCGCTTGCAGCACGGAGGCGGCCATGGCGGACCTGTTCTGGCTCTCGGACGCGCAGTGGGCGGTGATCGCGCCGTTCATGCCGCGCAACCAGCCCGGCCCCGAGCGCAAGGACGATCGCCAGATCATCTCCGGCATCCTGCACGTGCTGACCTCCGGCTGCCGCTGGCGCGATGGCCCGTCCGCGTATGGACACCGCACCACGGTCTACAACCGCTTCAACAGGTGGTCGCGGCGTGGCTTCTGGACGGCGATGCTGGCGGCCCTGGCCAAAGCTGGATGGTCGGGCGAGGCGGCTGCCATCGACAGCACCTACGTGCGGGTCCATCGCTCGGCTCACGGGGGCAAAGGGGGGCGACAGCGCAGGCGATCGGCCCGTCGCGGGGTGGCCAGACGACCAAGATCCACGCCCTCGTCGACGTGCTTGGCCGCCCCGGTGTCCTCCTGCTGACACCCGGCAACGCCAGCGACGTGCGCACCGCCCCGGCGGTGCTGGCCGAGGCTCCCGGCCGGATCCGCCGCCTGATCGCCGACAAGGGCTACGACGCCGATTGGCTGCGGGCTGATCTGCGGGAGAAGGGCATCACCCCGGTCATCCCCGGCACCCGCGCCCGCAAGCGCAGGCTGCGCCACGACAAGCGCCGCTCCCGGAAACGCTGGCGCATCGAGGCCGCCTTTTGTCGTCTCAAGGACTTCCGCCGGATCGCCACCCGCTACGACAAGCTGGCCCGCAACTACGCCTCCGCTCTCGCCCTGGCCGCCGTGATCGCGTTCTGGTGCTGATTGAGTCCTGACCCCAATCCTCCGGCGGCACGCAGGTTTTCACGAAGGTGGTCCGGGCCCCGCCCCTGAGCCGCTTCTCGGCGGCGTGCCGGCGGCACTGGGCGAGGAGGGCCGGGTCGACTTCCGCCATGTCGTCCTCGGCCGGCGCGGGGGCCGGCTTGGCCGCCTGCGGGGCGTGACGGGGCACCTGCGCCGCCGCCGACCCGGCGAGGCCCGCCGCCAGGATCAGCGCGCAGGCGGCAGGGAGGTGTCTCATGGGCTCGGAGCCCCGGTTCTCCGGCCGCTTCGTGGCGAGGGGAGGGCGAGCTCCGACGGGGCGGCCGCGGCTCTTACTTCAGCAGCACCTCACGAAGGAAGCCGACCACCGCCGCCCGCGCCGCCTCGGTCGAGGCCGGGTTGTGGCCCACATGGGCGCCGACGGCGACGCAGGGGTCTGTCCGCAGGCTGTAGGGCCGGCCCGTCGCGGCGTCGAGGATCGTGCCGCCCGGCCCCTCTTTCAGTCGGCAGTCGCGCGTGCTCTGCGCCTTCGGGATCGAGACCAGCGGCGGGCTCGTCGGCGTGTCAAAGCTGTGCTGCGTGTCGGGATACTCGGTCAGCATCACGTCCGCGCCGGCCTGCTTCAGCCGGGCGACGTAGTCCCGGCAGGGCAAGACGCTGACGTAGTCGTCGCTGGTGCCGTGGAACAGCCGGATCGGCGCCGGGCCGACCTTGTCGTCTTCCCGATAGGTCACGTTGCAGGGCGTGTAGAGGCCGATATGGGCGGCGAAGCGGTTCGGGCCGCCATAGGCCGCGTGGAACCGCTCCGCCGCCGAGTAGACCGACGCGACCGCCCCCTTGGAGAAGCCCATCACGGCGATGCGGTCCGCCCGCACCCGCGGGTGCGCCGCGAGCGCGTCGAGGGCGCGGTAGGCGTCGACCATCATGGCGAGGGAGTTGAGCTGCTCCTGGTCCTCGATCGTGCTGACAATGCCGCGGCCCGTGAAGGCGTCGAGGATGAAGGCGCCGATCCCCGCTTCGTTGAGCACCCGCGCCCAGGCGTCCGGGCCGGCGCTGATCCCGCCCGAGCCGTGGACAAGCACCACCACCGGCACCTTCGGCGGCGCGCCGACGGGCAGGCGCAACTCGCCGCCGAGCACCACCTCGCGCCCCGGCGCGTCGCCGCGCAGGAACTCTTCCCCGGTCAGGGTCCGGCTCTTCACCGCGTGGATCTCGATGCGGCCGGGCAGGGGGGAGGCGGCCTCGGCGGCCGGTGCGGCGATGCCGAGGGCGACGAGCGTGGCGGCCAGGATGCGCATGGTTCCTCCCGAGGATGCGTTGCCCCCACCCTCGACCGGGCGCCGCCCGTGTCAACGGCGGATCTCCCGCCGCGGAAGGCTTCAGGCCTCGACCGGCGCCTCGCGCAGCCAGCACAGCATGTGAGGGAAGGGCGGCACGCCCCGCGCCGCGGCCGCGCGCGCATCGAGGGTCAGGCCCATCCATTGCAGCAGCGGCAGCCCGGGATACTGGCCCTCAAAGAAGACCCTGATGTGGAACGGCGAGGCGCCGCGGTCTTTTGACCGCAGCCGCGCCCGAGGCGCCGGCCGCGTCCGGCGAAGCCGCCGGACAACATACGGCCATACGACATTACGACGATAGCAGCGTACGGTGCTAACGCGGTACGGAAAGGTGTCACGGGGTGCGGCTCTCTAGTTGTCTGGATGCGAGACCTCCTTGGCGTCTGCGACCACCTTGAGCGCTGCGGGGAGCGCGTCCGGATCAGGCGGCCTAGTGACGGGCTTGGCCAGCTCCGGCTTCGCCTTCAGCCGCTCAC contains:
- a CDS encoding dienelactone hydrolase family protein, with amino-acid sequence MRILAATLVALGIAAPAAEAASPLPGRIEIHAVKSRTLTGEEFLRGDAPGREVVLGGELRLPVGAPPKVPVVVLVHGSGGISAGPDAWARVLNEAGIGAFILDAFTGRGIVSTIEDQEQLNSLAMMVDAYRALDALAAHPRVRADRIAVMGFSKGAVASVYSAAERFHAAYGGPNRFAAHIGLYTPCNVTYREDDKVGPAPIRLFHGTSDDYVSVLPCRDYVARLKQAGADVMLTEYPDTQHSFDTPTSPPLVSIPKAQSTRDCRLKEGPGGTILDAATGRPYSLRTDPCVAVGAHVGHNPASTEAARAAVVGFLREVLLK